The genome window ATCCACAGACTCCAAGCCAATATGTAAACGAACAAAAGGCCCGTGGCCTTCACGCCAATCTGATGCTGTTCTTGCACCGACTACGTTAGCGGGTAGTGCGAGGCTTTCGAACCCACCCCACGATGCACCGATACCAAACAGGGCTAAAGCATCAATAAAGTTTTCTGTTTGCTTCGCGGTATATTGTTTTTTGAATTCAATGGTTAATAAACCGTTACTACCTTTGCAGTCACGCTTCCATAGATCATGTCGCGGATGAGATGGTAATTCAGGGAACCAGACTTTTTCCACTTCAGGACGCGTTTCCAGCCATTGTGAAATCGCTAACGCGGCTTTGCCATGCGCAGCTAATCGCTGCCCTAAAGTCCGCATTCCTCGTAAAACTAAAGCTGCATCATCGGGGCTACTGGCTTGACCTAAAGCTTCTGGCAAGGCACCAATTTGTTTCCAAGCTTTTTCTGTCGCGACCATAATTCCCATCATCACATCAGAATGCCCGCAGAGGTATTTTGTTGCTGCAATTACAGAAACATCCGCGCCTAATTCTAGTGGGTTATAAAGCCATGCTGAGCCCCAAGTATTATCAACACCGACAGGGATATCTCGTTCATGTGCGATGCGGCATATTTCGGGTAAATCCAACATTTCATAAAGTAATGAACCTGGGGACTCAACAAAAATAAGCTGTGTATTACTCTGAATTTTTTGTTCAAAATCTGAGCCATCTGTTTTAAAGAAGCTATAGGCAATATTGTTTGGTTTTAAAAAAGCATCGGCAATTTTGCGCACAGGCTCATAAACCGAATCCACAAACAATACATGCCCACCACTATGTACATAGCCCATAATAGTGACGGCAATCGCGGCTAGACCTGTAGGAAATAACTGTGCTCTATAACCTCCTTCTAATTCAGTCACCAAGCTTTCAAGTGCAAATGCTGTTTCTGTACCTCGCGCACCGTAACTTAAAACACGTTCCGTTGCGCGGCGATCGCGAACATCACGCCAGCTTTTAATTGAATCAAAAACAATAGTGCTCGCTCGCATTACTGGTGGATTGATTGGTCCTGATGTTGTAATAGTTTGTCGTCCACTATGTATCAATTTTGTATATTTATTTAATGTCATTATTTATTTCTCCAAATATAGGAATAGATCCCCTGATAATTAAAAGGAAGATTATTTATTTTTAATAATTTTTAATCCATATTATGTATATCAAATTACTTTTCTTTTAAAACATGTCT of Providencia rettgeri contains these proteins:
- the metC_4 gene encoding Cystathionine beta-lyase, which gives rise to MTLNKYTKLIHSGRQTITTSGPINPPVMRASTIVFDSIKSWRDVRDRRATERVLSYGARGTETAFALESLVTELEGGYRAQLFPTGLAAIAVTIMGYVHSGGHVLFVDSVYEPVRKIADAFLKPNNIAYSFFKTDGSDFEQKIQSNTQLIFVESPGSLLYEMLDLPEICRIAHERDIPVGVDNTWGSAWLYNPLELGADVSVIAATKYLCGHSDVMMGIMVATEKAWKQIGALPEALGQASSPDDAALVLRGMRTLGQRLAAHGKAALAISQWLETRPEVEKVWFPELPSHPRHDLWKRDCKGSNGLLTIEFKKQYTAKQTENFIDALALFGIGASWGGFESLALPANVVGARTASDWREGHGPFVRLHIGLESVDDLISDITQAFSTLNQ